The Halovulum dunhuangense genome contains the following window.
ACCGCGCGCCTGCCGCGGACCTGGCTGCTCGCGGGCGTGATGTCCGCCGGGATGCCGGCCTTCCTTGCGCTGCTCTGGCTCACGCCGGGAACGACCCTGTTCGTCGCCGCGCTCGCCGCGGCGGGGGCGCTCAGCTACGCGGCGACCCCGATCCTCGTCGTCGCCGCGCAGGACTTCGCGCCGCGTGCCGGCGCCACCGCCGCTGGCATGGTCTTCGGTCTCGGCTTCGCTCTTGCGGGCCTCCTCTACTTCGGCATCGGCGCATTGCAGACGCAGATCGGGGTCGGACCCGCATTGTCGCTCGCCTTCGTCGCGCCAGCAGTTTCCGCGATCCTGTCCGTCCTGGTCCTGCGCCACACCCCGGCTGCGTCGTCTGTCTCGCTCGTCGAGACTGTGTGTGCCTGCGCCGCCGCAAGCGGTACCGGCATCGTCACCTGCGCCCTTTCGTGCGCCCTTTCCTGCAATGGAGTATCGAGAAATGTCTGAAGTTACCCTTCTCAACATCGGCCGGACCATTACGGTGCCGGACGGACAGACGATCCTCTCGGCTGCGCTGGCCGAAGGCATCGACTACCCGCATGGCTGCAAGTCCGGCCGCTGTGGCAACTGCAAGTCGCGCCTCGCCAGCGGCGAGGTTGATCTTCTCGATCACTCGCGGTTTGCGCTCCCTCCCGAGGAACGCGACAGTGGCCTGATCCTGCCCTGCCGAGCCGTGCCGAAGGGTCCGGTGAGCGTGGCCTGGTTGGGGGACGAGCACGCAGTAAGCCATTCTGTCCGCGAAATGTCTGCGGAAGTCGTGGGCACCGAACTTCTCACGCACGACATCCTGCGCCTGCGGCTCCGGGTGGACGGCGCCCCGCTTCAGTTCGCGCCCGGCCAATACGCGACGCTCAAGCTGCCGGGCGTGGCCGCACGCGACTACTCGATGGCGAACCCGCCGGGCGCAGAGGTACTTGAGTTCCACGTCCGGCGCGTACCCGATGGGCGAACCTCGACGGCAATCCATGACCGCCTCCGCGTCGGTGATCGCCTCGGCATCACCGGCCCCCACGGCACGGCGCACCTGCGGACCGGGCATACCGGTCCGATCCTCGCCGTGGCCGGCGGCTCCGGGCTTGCACCGATCCTGTCGATCCTGGAAAGCGCCGTCGCGCAGGGCATGCGCCAGCCCATCCGCGTCTATGTCGGCGGGCGGGACGAGCGCGACCTCTATGGTCTCGACCAGCTGGCCGCCCTCGCGGCACAGCATGGCAACATGAGCGTGACGCCCGTGCTGTCGGCGCCGTCAGCGCCTACCGTCAGGCGGACAGGATTTCTGCATGCCGCCATCCGCGCAGACCTGCAGGATCTGGACGGCTGGAAGGTCTATACCGCCGGCCCGCCGGTGATGATCGACGCCTTGACGGACGTCGTTCTGGCCTCCGGCCTTCAGTCGGCCGATCTGCACGCAGACGTGTTCTTCACGCCTGAGAATGCAGCGGGGGCCAGCGACGTCGCAGCCGCCAGTTGAGACGCAGAAAAAGCGACGTGCCACGAGGGAGGTATCCTCGTGGCACGTGGTCTCTTGGTTGTGACCTTGAGCAGTCCGGACGCTTGCTGGACGTGCGCGCCTTATGTCGGCAAGTCGGCGAGCAGGTGGACGTCGTAGCGCTCCAGGGTCTGCTCTCCCTGAAGGAACCCCGCGGCAAGGATCGCGCTGACGGTCCGGGTGTAGGAGTCGGATCCGGCAAGGTCCGCGACCGACCCCGCATCCTGCCAAAGGGTCAGCACCACGCAATCCTCACCGCGGCGCATCATGGCGACACCAAGAAATCCGGGCTGCTGACGGAACATCGGCAGCGAGATCTCTCTGGCGAACGCCTCGTATTCGGCGGCACGCGCCTCGT
Protein-coding sequences here:
- a CDS encoding 2Fe-2S iron-sulfur cluster-binding protein; translation: MSEVTLLNIGRTITVPDGQTILSAALAEGIDYPHGCKSGRCGNCKSRLASGEVDLLDHSRFALPPEERDSGLILPCRAVPKGPVSVAWLGDEHAVSHSVREMSAEVVGTELLTHDILRLRLRVDGAPLQFAPGQYATLKLPGVAARDYSMANPPGAEVLEFHVRRVPDGRTSTAIHDRLRVGDRLGITGPHGTAHLRTGHTGPILAVAGGSGLAPILSILESAVAQGMRQPIRVYVGGRDERDLYGLDQLAALAAQHGNMSVTPVLSAPSAPTVRRTGFLHAAIRADLQDLDGWKVYTAGPPVMIDALTDVVLASGLQSADLHADVFFTPENAAGASDVAAAS
- a CDS encoding antibiotic biosynthesis monooxygenase family protein, whose amino-acid sequence is MWTTRVDEARAAEYEAFAREISLPMFRQQPGFLGVAMMRRGEDCVVLTLWQDAGSVADLAGSDSYTRTVSAILAAGFLQGEQTLERYDVHLLADLPT